One window from the genome of Leucobacter aridicollis encodes:
- the tyrS gene encoding tyrosine--tRNA ligase, translating to MANQRIDDSFPTLWAELEWRGLIHVSTDGEALSELLEGEPFAYYCGFDPTASSLHLGHLVQLLLMRRLQLKGHKPLGLVGGSTGLIGDPRPTSERTLNSRETVAQWVDSLGEQVSKYLSFEGDNAARLVNNLDWTAPLSAIDFLREIGKYFRVGTMIKKDIVAKRLDSDEGISYTEFSYQILQGLDYLELYRQYDCKLQSGGSDQWGNLTSGTELIRKAEGATVHAIGTPLITNADGTKFGKSEGNAIWLNPEMCSPYAFYQFWLNQADADVVDRLKVFTFLTRAEIEDYAAQVAEEPFKRAAQKRLALEVTTLVHGAKATQGAIDASAALFGQGELSDLDEVSLAGAVAELPSASGAAGASIAQLLVDTGLVKSLGEARRAIAQGGVYVNNAKVESDEAALAAADLLHGKFAVLRRGKKTLAAVRA from the coding sequence ATGGCCAACCAGCGCATCGACGACAGCTTCCCCACCCTGTGGGCGGAGCTCGAGTGGCGCGGGCTGATCCACGTTTCCACGGACGGCGAAGCGCTGTCCGAGTTGCTCGAGGGTGAGCCGTTCGCGTATTACTGCGGGTTCGACCCGACAGCGTCGAGCCTGCACCTCGGCCACTTGGTGCAGTTGCTGCTCATGCGCCGCCTCCAGCTGAAGGGGCACAAGCCGCTCGGCCTCGTCGGGGGATCCACGGGTCTTATCGGCGATCCGCGCCCCACGAGCGAGCGCACCCTGAACTCGCGCGAGACTGTCGCGCAGTGGGTTGATTCGCTCGGCGAGCAGGTTTCGAAGTACCTGAGCTTCGAGGGCGACAACGCCGCGCGTCTCGTCAACAACCTCGATTGGACGGCGCCGCTCAGCGCGATCGATTTCCTGCGTGAGATCGGCAAGTACTTCCGCGTCGGCACGATGATCAAGAAAGACATCGTGGCGAAGCGCCTCGACTCAGATGAGGGCATCAGCTACACCGAGTTCAGCTACCAGATTCTGCAGGGGCTCGACTACCTTGAGCTGTACCGCCAGTACGACTGCAAACTGCAATCGGGTGGCTCAGATCAGTGGGGCAACCTGACGAGCGGAACCGAGCTCATCCGCAAGGCCGAGGGCGCAACCGTGCACGCGATCGGCACGCCGCTCATCACGAACGCCGACGGCACGAAGTTCGGTAAGAGCGAGGGCAATGCGATCTGGCTGAACCCAGAGATGTGCTCGCCGTACGCGTTCTACCAGTTCTGGCTGAACCAGGCCGATGCTGACGTCGTGGATCGCCTGAAGGTGTTCACGTTCCTCACGCGCGCCGAGATCGAAGACTACGCGGCCCAGGTCGCCGAGGAGCCCTTCAAGCGCGCCGCGCAGAAGCGCCTCGCGCTCGAGGTCACGACCCTCGTGCACGGCGCGAAGGCGACGCAGGGGGCAATCGACGCTTCCGCGGCGCTGTTCGGCCAGGGCGAGCTTTCTGATCTTGACGAGGTCTCGCTTGCGGGCGCGGTGGCTGAGCTGCCTTCTGCCTCGGGCGCCGCCGGCGCGAGCATCGCGCAGCTGCTCGTCGATACCGGGCTCGTGAAGAGCCTTGGCGAGGCACGCCGCGCGATCGCGCAGGGTGGCGTGTACGTGAACAACGCGAAGGTTGAGTCTGATGAGGCCGCGCTCGCCGCAGCCGATCTACTGCACGGCAAGTTCGCGGTGTTGCGCCGCGGCAAGAAGACGCTCGCGGCGGTACGCGCGTAG
- a CDS encoding dipeptidase encodes MTTRHRRRWVRRTIIGTVLVLALALTAFFALAPAIAERSMNEITGDPIPEVSAEAAALHSKLAVADMHSDTLMWDRSLNTRADRGHVDVPRLAEGNVALQVFSSVSKSPKGQNYDSNTGDTDNITLLSFAQLQPPKTWFSLLERSRYHAAKLARDAEASGGALRVITTRAELEQLLVDRSEGSPVIGALFSVEGLQNLEGDIANLDVLYADGMRMAGLTHFFDNELADSMHGVGKGGLTELGREAISKMEDLGIVVDIAHASHQTIAEVLESAKKPVVASHGGVQATCDVNRNLTDDEIRGVAKTGGVIGVGYWDAAVCELTPQAVVDAIDHVVKIGGIETAALGSDYDGSTEVAWDTSHLAIITQELMNRGYDDDDIHAIMGGNTIRVLAETLPAE; translated from the coding sequence ATGACAACTCGACACCGTCGTCGCTGGGTTCGGCGAACCATTATCGGAACCGTTCTCGTGCTTGCACTCGCGCTGACCGCGTTCTTCGCGCTTGCCCCTGCGATCGCCGAGCGGAGCATGAACGAGATCACCGGTGACCCGATCCCTGAGGTGTCTGCTGAAGCCGCCGCCTTGCACTCGAAGCTTGCGGTCGCAGACATGCATTCAGACACGCTCATGTGGGATCGATCACTGAACACCCGTGCTGATCGTGGCCACGTCGACGTTCCCAGGCTCGCCGAGGGCAACGTCGCCCTGCAGGTCTTCTCATCGGTATCGAAGTCTCCCAAGGGGCAGAACTACGACTCGAACACAGGCGACACCGACAACATCACGCTGCTGTCGTTCGCGCAGCTGCAGCCACCAAAGACCTGGTTCTCGCTGCTCGAACGGTCGCGCTACCACGCGGCGAAGCTCGCGAGAGACGCTGAAGCCTCCGGCGGTGCGCTGCGCGTGATCACCACGCGCGCCGAGCTCGAGCAGCTGCTCGTCGATAGGTCTGAGGGGAGTCCTGTGATCGGGGCGCTGTTCTCGGTCGAGGGGCTGCAAAACCTCGAGGGCGACATTGCGAACCTTGACGTGCTGTATGCAGACGGGATGCGGATGGCGGGCCTGACTCATTTCTTCGACAACGAGCTTGCCGACTCGATGCACGGCGTCGGTAAGGGAGGGCTCACAGAACTGGGCCGCGAGGCAATTTCAAAGATGGAAGACCTTGGAATCGTTGTCGATATTGCCCATGCCAGCCACCAGACAATCGCCGAGGTGCTCGAGAGCGCCAAGAAGCCAGTCGTCGCAAGCCACGGCGGAGTTCAGGCGACATGCGACGTGAACCGAAACCTCACGGACGACGAGATCCGCGGTGTCGCGAAGACTGGCGGCGTGATCGGAGTGGGGTACTGGGACGCGGCTGTGTGTGAACTCACACCGCAGGCTGTGGTTGACGCGATCGACCACGTCGTGAAGATTGGCGGGATCGAGACCGCGGCCCTTGGCAGCGACTACGACGGGTCTACCGAGGTTGCCTGGGATACGAGCCACCTTGCGATCATCACGCAAGAACTCATGAATCGCGGCTACGACGATGATGACATTCACGCGATCATGGGCGGCAACACGATCCGAGTGCTCGCTGAGACCCTCCCGGCGGAATAG
- a CDS encoding Lrp/AsnC family transcriptional regulator, with the protein MEPKQATDGLRTKVLDELRENGRASYAQIAAKHGSTRRQVTHIVQSALEHDELRITVSISPDLLSLERFAYVQIALDGPITAAREAVVAMPETTFVAEITGSYGLDAEIRTGADPHLRETIDRIRQLPHVRELRVHHYDSIEINLHSPIRTGGTGFVLDDADRAIIRHLQQDGRATFRELAAAAGISASGARLRLTRLTRHGAVKVVGIPVRGSHSAAVTVGAGIQVRGPLEAALTCVKDLRPEFLAVASGGYDLIATLSGSSNDEILGLADALRSRPEISRVDTWANLRMHKEQYGEGDRLTAAFGTH; encoded by the coding sequence GTGGAACCGAAACAGGCTACCGATGGCCTCAGGACGAAGGTGCTGGATGAGCTTCGCGAGAACGGCCGGGCCAGCTACGCCCAGATTGCGGCCAAACACGGAAGCACGAGACGCCAGGTGACCCACATAGTCCAGTCGGCGCTCGAACACGACGAACTACGCATCACTGTGTCAATCAGCCCAGACCTCTTGAGCCTCGAACGTTTTGCATACGTTCAGATTGCCCTCGATGGCCCGATCACCGCCGCACGGGAGGCGGTCGTCGCAATGCCCGAAACCACGTTCGTCGCAGAGATCACCGGAAGCTACGGGCTCGATGCCGAGATTCGCACCGGGGCCGACCCCCACCTGCGGGAGACGATCGACCGGATTCGTCAGCTGCCCCACGTTCGTGAGCTTCGAGTGCACCACTACGACAGCATCGAAATAAACCTGCACTCACCAATTCGCACCGGTGGAACTGGGTTCGTCCTCGACGACGCCGATCGCGCCATCATCCGGCACCTTCAGCAGGACGGTCGCGCGACATTTCGTGAGCTCGCGGCGGCAGCCGGAATCTCCGCGAGTGGAGCTCGCCTCCGCCTCACGCGCCTGACTCGTCACGGGGCCGTAAAGGTCGTGGGGATCCCTGTTCGAGGCAGTCATTCCGCGGCCGTCACCGTCGGGGCAGGGATTCAGGTGCGCGGCCCGCTCGAGGCCGCCCTCACATGCGTGAAGGACTTACGCCCCGAGTTTCTCGCCGTGGCATCTGGAGGCTACGATCTCATCGCGACGCTCTCAGGATCCTCCAACGACGAGATCCTTGGACTCGCCGACGCACTCCGTTCACGCCCCGAGATCTCCAGGGTGGACACCTGGGCCAACCTGCGGATGCACAAGGAACAGTACGGCGAGGGAGACCGCCTCACTGCGGCGTTCGGAACGCACTAA
- a CDS encoding purine-cytosine permease family protein translates to MSSVRDKRARAGVDADIAKEAVYGSLPLLKHERTWSGGDFSWVTLSLAIATWAFLTGGSTVLLVGFTDGIAAMLIGNSIGLAIMVLGSVLFSQRLGIEQYKVLKSVFGVIGVGIVVFVVVLLTEMGWTSLLGVMFGRAFSEISNQAFGTEFAQFGPLVTVFALLAIFIGWIILSRGPVTISKLNRFVAPGLLIVVALMMVLLMTHYSWGDLLAAEPIAPFADEQLNFMMAVEFNLGAGLSWWPVMGTLARLTRGPRAAVWPAYGGIFIGTVVAQLVGMAAGLLFGQADPTSWMVPLGGPVLGVLTLLFVGFANVTSMASIAYSTVLAVKQSSGRALSRLRWPVLAGGFLALPAVLSFFPGFMYEQFMTFVVVSGAFIAAICGVIIADYFILRRQVVPLRALYASGRQDPLRFSSGVNIAAIAAVIIASAFYLWVYNPITLETQPLFRFATATVPAVLIAMGSYLVLNRLLYVRRGRGAYGGTDTFAAAGRK, encoded by the coding sequence GTGAGCTCGGTGCGTGACAAGCGCGCGCGGGCTGGCGTCGACGCGGATATCGCGAAGGAGGCGGTGTACGGCTCCCTCCCGCTCCTGAAGCACGAGCGCACGTGGAGTGGCGGGGACTTTAGCTGGGTCACGTTGAGTCTCGCGATTGCAACCTGGGCCTTCCTCACAGGCGGATCGACGGTGCTTCTCGTCGGGTTCACCGACGGCATCGCGGCCATGCTCATCGGCAACAGCATCGGTCTCGCAATCATGGTCCTTGGGAGTGTGCTGTTTAGTCAACGGCTCGGCATTGAGCAGTACAAGGTTCTGAAGTCGGTCTTCGGTGTCATTGGAGTCGGCATCGTCGTCTTCGTTGTCGTGCTGCTGACCGAAATGGGCTGGACGTCGCTTCTTGGCGTGATGTTTGGTCGCGCTTTCTCAGAGATCTCAAACCAGGCCTTCGGCACCGAATTTGCGCAGTTTGGCCCCCTCGTCACGGTGTTCGCGCTGCTTGCGATCTTCATCGGCTGGATCATTCTGTCGCGAGGGCCAGTCACGATCAGTAAGCTCAACAGGTTCGTCGCGCCGGGCCTACTCATCGTTGTGGCGCTCATGATGGTGCTGTTGATGACCCACTACAGCTGGGGCGATCTGTTGGCCGCAGAGCCCATCGCGCCGTTCGCGGACGAGCAGCTGAACTTCATGATGGCGGTCGAGTTCAATCTTGGAGCTGGCCTATCGTGGTGGCCTGTCATGGGCACCCTGGCTCGGCTCACGCGGGGCCCGCGTGCAGCGGTATGGCCCGCATACGGTGGCATCTTCATTGGTACCGTCGTTGCGCAGCTTGTCGGCATGGCCGCGGGACTGCTGTTCGGGCAGGCCGACCCGACCTCGTGGATGGTGCCGCTCGGAGGGCCCGTTCTGGGTGTTCTCACGCTCCTGTTTGTCGGGTTTGCGAACGTCACGAGCATGGCCTCTATCGCGTACTCGACAGTCCTCGCCGTGAAGCAATCGAGTGGTAGGGCGCTCTCGCGCCTGCGCTGGCCTGTGCTCGCAGGAGGCTTCCTCGCCCTGCCGGCCGTGCTGAGCTTCTTTCCGGGGTTCATGTACGAGCAGTTCATGACCTTCGTCGTGGTGAGCGGTGCATTCATCGCGGCGATTTGCGGCGTGATCATTGCCGACTACTTCATCCTGCGGCGCCAGGTTGTTCCGCTTCGGGCGCTCTATGCGAGTGGCAGGCAGGACCCGCTGCGCTTTAGCAGCGGCGTCAACATCGCGGCCATCGCTGCGGTGATTATCGCCTCCGCGTTCTACCTCTGGGTCTACAACCCAATCACGCTCGAAACGCAGCCACTCTTTCGGTTCGCGACAGCGACGGTCCCTGCCGTGCTGATTGCGATGGGGAGTTATCTCGTGTTGAACCGGCTCTTGTATGTGCGCCGCGGCCGCGGTGCGTATGGGGGAACCGATACCTTTGCGGCCGCCGGAAGGAAGTAA
- a CDS encoding alcohol dehydrogenase catalytic domain-containing protein, with protein MAESRRVRSAVFHADSGDRLAVETLTLDPPGHGEVRIAVRAAGVCGSDRHVIDGEWNVPLPAVMGHEAAGVVEAIGQGVRELAVGDHVIIAWHQACQRCAECAGGKPWACMRVKSNDSQLPDGTTRWRTLDGAEAWPYLAVGAMSDHVVVPDFAAIKVDERVPFDIASLIGCSVGTGYGAVVNNARVVAGEAAVVVGAGGVGLSIISALRLAGAHPIIAVDVTQEKLAEAARVGASHGLIGGSNLAAEVAALTQGGADVAFEAIGRIQTMAQLPALIRPGGRAVFVGLPPEGQTLELDALQLAYDGKTIIGSNYGGLVPARDFPRVAAAYLAGELPLDELVSSRVSLDEVNDAFDAMRRGERTRSVILFPADPSAD; from the coding sequence ATGGCTGAATCGCGGAGGGTTCGCTCGGCTGTATTTCACGCAGATAGTGGCGACAGGCTCGCTGTCGAGACACTTACTCTCGATCCTCCCGGGCACGGGGAAGTGCGGATCGCTGTGCGCGCGGCGGGGGTGTGTGGCTCGGACCGTCACGTCATCGACGGCGAATGGAATGTGCCGCTGCCCGCGGTCATGGGGCATGAGGCGGCCGGCGTCGTCGAAGCGATCGGCCAGGGCGTGCGCGAGCTTGCCGTGGGAGACCACGTCATTATCGCTTGGCACCAAGCATGCCAACGATGCGCCGAGTGCGCCGGAGGGAAGCCGTGGGCGTGCATGCGCGTGAAGTCGAACGATTCTCAACTGCCAGACGGCACCACACGTTGGCGGACGCTCGACGGTGCTGAGGCTTGGCCCTACCTCGCGGTCGGGGCGATGAGCGATCATGTTGTGGTGCCTGATTTCGCCGCGATCAAGGTCGACGAGCGTGTCCCGTTCGACATCGCGAGCCTCATCGGATGCTCGGTGGGCACGGGCTACGGTGCGGTGGTCAACAATGCCAGGGTAGTGGCTGGCGAAGCTGCTGTGGTTGTTGGGGCAGGCGGGGTTGGTCTCTCGATTATCTCGGCCCTCCGGCTGGCGGGAGCTCACCCGATCATCGCGGTCGACGTGACCCAGGAGAAGCTTGCTGAGGCCGCTCGTGTTGGAGCATCGCACGGCCTCATCGGGGGGTCGAACCTCGCCGCGGAAGTTGCGGCGCTCACCCAGGGTGGCGCCGACGTTGCGTTCGAAGCGATCGGCCGCATCCAGACAATGGCGCAGCTTCCTGCCCTCATCCGCCCCGGCGGGCGAGCCGTGTTCGTTGGGTTGCCGCCCGAGGGGCAGACGCTCGAGCTTGATGCGTTGCAGCTCGCCTACGACGGGAAGACAATCATCGGCTCAAATTACGGGGGGCTTGTGCCTGCTCGGGACTTTCCGAGGGTTGCCGCCGCCTATCTGGCTGGCGAGCTGCCGCTCGACGAGCTGGTGAGCTCGAGGGTCTCGTTGGACGAGGTCAATGACGCGTTCGATGCGATGCGCCGCGGCGAGCGCACGCGAAGCGTGATCCTGTTCCCGGCAGACCCGAGCGCGGACTAG
- a CDS encoding helix-turn-helix domain-containing protein, with translation MRPIHPTAAETQVQIGAKLRSSRQAQGLTLEQLAAASDLTKGFISRIERDETMPSVPTLVQLCQALSLPIGSLFEEPDVQLVGLADAPRINMGGIGADERLVTPRAEERVQVLRSSVEPGGSGGDELYTVSCDVESLHVVAGEVGVQFADREVTLAPGDTLTFPGRTPHTWRAGEAGAEIVWILVPAAWSGSR, from the coding sequence GTGCGACCGATCCATCCCACAGCGGCCGAAACTCAGGTGCAGATCGGCGCGAAACTTCGCAGCTCGCGCCAGGCCCAGGGGCTCACGCTTGAGCAGCTTGCTGCGGCCTCGGATCTCACCAAGGGATTCATTAGCCGCATCGAGCGCGACGAGACGATGCCGAGCGTGCCGACACTCGTGCAACTCTGCCAGGCCCTATCGCTGCCGATCGGGTCGCTCTTCGAGGAGCCTGATGTGCAGCTCGTTGGACTCGCAGATGCTCCGCGAATCAACATGGGCGGTATCGGAGCCGACGAGCGACTCGTCACCCCCCGCGCAGAAGAGCGCGTGCAGGTGCTCCGTTCGAGCGTCGAGCCAGGGGGCTCAGGTGGCGACGAGCTCTACACCGTCAGCTGCGACGTCGAATCACTCCACGTCGTCGCGGGCGAGGTGGGCGTGCAGTTTGCTGACCGCGAGGTCACCCTCGCCCCCGGCGACACCCTCACCTTCCCGGGCCGCACGCCGCACACCTGGCGGGCTGGCGAGGCGGGCGCCGAGATCGTGTGGATCCTCGTGCCCGCCGCCTGGAGCGGCTCGCGCTAG
- the speB gene encoding agmatinase translates to MSEHTPQGPVDASLTPRYAGIATFAKLPRIEDVPAADIAVVGVPFDTGVSFRPGARFGPSHVREASRLLRPYNPAQDVSPFYVKQVVDAGDIVANPFNLDEAVDQVEAAATELGEKVDKIVTIGGDHTIALPLLRAINKKHGPVAVLHFDAHLDTWDTYFGAPTTHGTPFRRASEEGLIDMTASMHGGTRGPLYGKQDLEDDAMLGFQIVTSEFIEENGVPAALEKIRKRVGDKPLYISIDIDVLDPAHAPGTGTPEAGGLTSREMLRLIRGLADLHIVGADVVEVAPAYDHAQITAVAASHVVYELVSAMAARD, encoded by the coding sequence ATGTCTGAGCACACACCGCAGGGCCCGGTCGACGCGAGTCTGACCCCCCGCTACGCCGGGATCGCCACGTTCGCCAAGCTGCCCCGCATCGAAGACGTGCCTGCGGCCGATATCGCCGTCGTCGGCGTCCCCTTTGACACCGGCGTGAGCTTCCGCCCGGGCGCGCGTTTCGGCCCGTCGCACGTGCGCGAGGCGTCGCGCCTCCTGCGCCCCTACAACCCCGCGCAGGATGTCTCGCCGTTTTACGTGAAGCAGGTTGTTGACGCCGGCGACATCGTGGCGAACCCGTTCAACCTCGACGAGGCAGTCGACCAGGTCGAGGCCGCGGCGACCGAGCTCGGCGAGAAGGTCGACAAGATCGTCACGATCGGCGGCGACCACACGATCGCGCTCCCGCTGCTGCGCGCAATCAACAAGAAGCACGGCCCGGTCGCAGTGCTCCACTTCGATGCGCACCTCGACACGTGGGACACCTACTTCGGCGCCCCGACAACGCACGGCACCCCGTTCCGCCGCGCGTCAGAGGAGGGCCTTATCGACATGACGGCGTCGATGCACGGCGGAACCCGTGGCCCGCTCTACGGTAAGCAGGATCTCGAAGACGACGCAATGCTCGGCTTCCAGATCGTCACGAGCGAGTTCATCGAAGAGAACGGCGTGCCCGCCGCCCTCGAGAAGATCCGGAAGCGCGTCGGCGACAAGCCACTCTACATCTCGATCGACATCGACGTGCTCGATCCCGCGCACGCGCCTGGCACAGGCACCCCCGAGGCCGGTGGCCTCACGAGCCGCGAGATGCTTCGCCTCATCCGCGGCCTCGCGGACCTGCACATCGTGGGCGCCGACGTCGTTGAGGTCGCGCCGGCCTACGACCACGCGCAGATCACCGCTGTCGCGGCGAGCCACGTCGTGTACGAGCTCGTCAGCGCGATGGCAGCCCGCGACTAG
- a CDS encoding cyclase family protein, which produces MATYVDLSHPVSTGMPVYPGDPEVQFASALTVANDGVAVERLSMGSHAGTHLDAPSHAIPGGRTVDAIPLDCLVGEALVLRAEVAAEQRIRPTDLTIPATLPGIVCIATGWDAHFGTAEALRHPVVTHELAQTLWSRGARVLALDTLSPDPTAQPEQGMPVHEYWLGRVGVLVENLRGLATIPDAVELSLLPLRLAGVDGSPIRAVAKIG; this is translated from the coding sequence ATGGCGACCTACGTAGACCTCAGCCACCCGGTGAGCACCGGGATGCCCGTGTATCCGGGGGATCCTGAGGTGCAGTTCGCGAGCGCTCTCACGGTCGCGAACGACGGCGTTGCCGTCGAGCGGCTCAGCATGGGCTCGCACGCTGGCACACATCTTGACGCGCCGTCGCATGCGATCCCCGGCGGGCGCACGGTCGACGCGATCCCGCTTGATTGTCTTGTTGGCGAAGCCCTGGTGCTGCGCGCCGAGGTGGCAGCGGAGCAGCGGATACGCCCTACCGATCTCACGATCCCCGCGACGCTGCCAGGGATCGTCTGTATCGCGACTGGGTGGGACGCTCACTTCGGCACAGCCGAGGCCCTGCGCCACCCGGTCGTCACCCATGAGCTCGCACAGACGCTCTGGAGTCGCGGCGCCCGAGTGCTTGCGCTTGACACGCTGAGCCCGGACCCGACCGCGCAGCCGGAACAGGGGATGCCGGTGCATGAGTATTGGCTCGGGCGCGTCGGCGTTCTCGTCGAAAACCTCAGAGGACTCGCCACTATCCCCGACGCCGTGGAGCTCTCGCTCCTGCCGCTTCGGCTCGCGGGGGTCGACGGCTCGCCGATTCGCGCGGTGGCGAAGATCGGGTAG
- a CDS encoding PucR family transcriptional regulator, which yields MHDEPDYFDRATVPLATLLDEPSLQAELASPAPRVLATDARLAAQIRSTPVAAAIVIELDDPGQYMLPGDLLMVTGLAFSGDAEHDRDYIARLRASGVSALVFGLEPVHAEIPPTLLAACREANFPLIVLPPPIYFAAVTSIVNRALETERTRALEHMNTLARHLTEAVLQHRPAQRLVERLATEPGSWAALRIGDELYLGGVVPDELALAEMFTEFDERLRRPRGAKGGASTAFTTLRTAGAEYEVAAHEATPRTSRNRSVDGNAILTIGRAPRLTRIDLTALQLAANLVGLLLQLPAAQSMAVDQLLMQLLMERHGSQLLGAERDRFARLLANSLGGGSKTAHAVIAMRDPNAAAIGDPVPAGETVASDTNWLRQLLHTPLVEHRSKQLRAFVASAPSQSELQHAGQLGWLLAVSKPHPLLELPTAMQEAEVLARAALHIGSHVDGTAPPAEASWPLGAAADPAVARAAATQWLAPILTAETAEQRAALTSWLHQHGSWDRSARELGVHRNTVRRLVGDAQLRLGRDLDDPLERARVLLALTALAADSPPGVPPGGSSAT from the coding sequence GTGCACGACGAACCCGACTATTTCGACAGGGCAACGGTGCCACTCGCCACGCTCCTCGACGAGCCATCGCTCCAGGCCGAGCTTGCCTCGCCCGCACCTCGCGTACTCGCGACTGACGCCAGACTTGCCGCGCAGATCCGCAGCACACCGGTGGCCGCCGCGATCGTGATCGAGCTTGATGACCCGGGTCAATACATGCTCCCCGGAGACCTGCTCATGGTGACCGGCCTCGCATTTTCAGGCGACGCTGAGCACGACCGCGACTACATCGCGCGGCTTCGCGCGAGCGGGGTCTCCGCGCTCGTCTTCGGGCTCGAGCCGGTGCACGCGGAGATTCCGCCGACGCTCCTCGCCGCCTGCCGCGAAGCGAACTTCCCGCTCATCGTGCTCCCTCCCCCGATCTACTTCGCGGCAGTCACGAGCATCGTCAACCGCGCACTCGAGACCGAGCGCACCCGCGCGCTCGAACACATGAACACGCTCGCCAGGCATCTCACCGAGGCAGTGCTGCAGCACCGGCCTGCCCAGCGGCTCGTCGAGCGGCTCGCAACAGAGCCCGGCAGCTGGGCCGCGCTTCGCATCGGGGACGAGCTGTACCTCGGCGGGGTTGTGCCAGACGAGCTGGCGCTCGCCGAGATGTTCACCGAGTTCGACGAGCGCCTCCGCCGCCCACGTGGCGCAAAGGGCGGCGCTTCGACAGCGTTCACGACCCTGCGCACGGCCGGTGCCGAGTACGAGGTCGCCGCGCACGAGGCGACGCCACGCACATCACGAAATCGCAGCGTCGACGGCAACGCGATCCTGACAATCGGCCGCGCCCCCAGGCTCACGAGGATCGACCTCACGGCGCTGCAGCTCGCCGCGAACCTCGTCGGCCTCCTTCTGCAGCTTCCTGCCGCGCAGTCGATGGCGGTCGACCAGCTCCTCATGCAGCTGCTTATGGAGCGGCACGGCTCCCAGCTTCTCGGTGCCGAGCGCGATAGGTTCGCGCGACTGCTCGCGAACTCACTCGGGGGTGGTTCGAAGACAGCGCACGCAGTCATCGCGATGCGGGATCCGAACGCAGCAGCCATCGGCGACCCAGTCCCGGCCGGCGAGACCGTCGCGTCCGACACGAACTGGCTGCGCCAGCTCTTGCACACCCCACTCGTCGAACACCGCTCCAAGCAACTCAGAGCCTTCGTCGCGAGCGCCCCAAGCCAGAGTGAGCTCCAGCACGCGGGGCAACTCGGATGGCTTCTCGCCGTGAGTAAGCCCCATCCACTGCTTGAGCTCCCGACCGCAATGCAGGAAGCAGAGGTGCTCGCTCGAGCCGCGCTCCACATCGGGAGCCACGTTGACGGGACCGCCCCGCCCGCTGAGGCGAGCTGGCCGCTCGGCGCGGCCGCAGACCCGGCCGTCGCCCGCGCGGCGGCTACCCAGTGGCTCGCGCCGATCCTCACGGCAGAGACCGCGGAGCAGCGCGCGGCGCTCACGAGCTGGCTGCACCAACACGGCTCGTGGGATCGCAGCGCCCGCGAGCTCGGCGTGCACCGCAACACTGTCAGGCGACTCGTTGGCGACGCTCAGCTCCGCCTCGGGCGCGACCTCGACGACCCACTCGAGCGGGCCCGGGTACTCCTCGCACTCACTGCGCTCGCGGCGGATTCGCCGCCAGGGGTGCCTCCCGGAGGCAGCTCCGCAACCTAG